A portion of the Malania oleifera isolate guangnan ecotype guangnan chromosome 3, ASM2987363v1, whole genome shotgun sequence genome contains these proteins:
- the LOC131151336 gene encoding uncharacterized protein LOC131151336, whose amino-acid sequence MKITYWNIKGFNKPLKENGVLDLMKKTRSDLICILETKLSMANLKSLMEKKFSRWKQVNNFESHRAGRILVRWNPYKVHLQVVESNGQVIHCSTACLISSTRFLANSDRDSAFFHSLVKSTTKNHVAVLTKRNGETTKSMHQVGEEFLTFFKELLGSEINYELVDPCVITRGPKVSLEQGGRMIQEVTNMKIKNALFSIGDDKSPGPDGFSSCFFKKSWNIIEKEFVIKLMTEKIYLVQELVRKYARKKVFPRCMLKIDLKRAYDSVSWSFLKELLVHLNFPGKMFGWIMHCISTTSYSLAFTYDLIIFGRGDLSFVKEIMGRLNSFFKCLGLNANVLKSNFFSVGIAEQDMDDIKTLTGFNDREFPFRYLVIPLASSRLKAGQYSPLINRIANLISS is encoded by the exons ATGAAGATTACCTACTGGAACATCAAGGGTTTTAATAAACCCCTGAAAGAAAATGGGGTTCTGGACCTCATGAAAAAGACCAGAAGTGATCTAATTTGCATATTGGAAACTAAACTGTCAATGGCAAATCTTAAGAGTTTGATGGAAAAGAAATTTTCCAGATGGAAGCAAGTTAATAACTTTGAGTCTCATAGAGCAGGGAGAATTCTTGTGAGGTGGAACCCTTATAAAGTGCATCTTCAGGTGGTTGAGTCGAATGGTCAGGTTATTCACTGCTCAACAGCCTGCTTAATTTCATCCACAAG GTTCCTTGCTAACAGTGATAGAGACTCTGCTTTCTTTCACTCACTAGTAAAAAGCACTACCAAGAACCATGTTGCTGTGTTAACCAAAAGGAATGGTGAGACCACAAAGTCAATGCACCAAGTTGGTGAGGAGTTTTTGACTTTCTTCAAGGAGTTGTTGGGTTCTGAAATAAACTATGAACTAGTTGACCCCTGTGTCATTACCAGGGGTCCCAAAGTGAGTTTAGAACAGGGTGGGAGAATGATACAAGAAGTTactaatatgaaaattaaaaatgctTTGTTCAGCATTGGGGATGACAAATCCCCAGGGCCTGATGGGTTCTCCTCATGCTTCTTTAAGAAATCCTGGAATATAATTGAAAAGGAGTTTGTGATTAA GCTCATGACTGAGAAGATCTACTTGGTTCAGGAGCTGGTTAGAAAATATGCAAGGAAGAAAGTCTTCCCTAGATGCATGCTAAAAATAGACCTTAAAAGGGCCTATGATTCTGTCTCTTGGAGCTTCCTGAAGGAGTTGTTGGTTCATCTTAATTTTCCTGGTAAAATGTTTGGTTGGATTATGCATTGCATCTCCACAACTTCCTACTCCCTAGCATTTACTTATGATCTTATTATCTTTGGGAGGGGTGACTTATCTTTTGTGAAGGAGATCATGGGACGCCTAAATTCCTTTTTCAAATGCTTAGGCCTGAATGCCAATGTACTTAAATCTAACTTTTTCAGTGTAGGGATTGCCGAACAGGATATGGATGATATTAAAACATTAACTGGTTTTAATGATAGAGAGTTTCCTTTTAGATATTTGGTGATTCCCTTGGCATCCTCCAGATTAAAGGCAGGCCAATACTCTCCTCTAATCAACAGAATAGCTAATCTGATTAGCTCATAG